CCGAACAGGCTGCCCAGCTCATCGACAACACGCTCGATCTGGTGCATCAGCGCCTGATGGATCTGGAGTCGCAATCCCTCGACCACGAGCACCGGGCCCTGGCGGCGGAATTCCGTGAGTGGCGTCAACCCTCCGGCGGCCACATCGATCTGATGGTGTTTCCCGGGCTGGCCGAATCCTGAGGTTTCAGTCTCCATCCGGGAGCCGCTTTTCCCAGAACTGGGCCCGGCCCATGGCGGGGTCCAGTTGATACGCCCGGAAGCCCGCACGTGTGTAGACGGCCTGGGCGGACCTGTTGCCTTCCAGCACTTCCAGGGTGAGCTTGCAGCAGCCGAGCCGCCGGGCGATCACTTCGGCCCGCTGCAGCAGTCGCCGGGCCACCCCCTGCCGGCGGAATCCCTCGGCCACCACCAGATCGTGGACGTTGAGCAGGGGCCGGCAGGCGAAGGTGGAGAAGCCCTCCAGGCTGATCAGGAGCCCGGCCGGCTCCTGCGCTGCGTAGGCCAGGATGACGTGCGCTGAAGGGCGCCTCGCCAGGGCCTCAATCAGATTCGCCCGGGTGAACTCGGAGAGGTCGTGGCCTCCACCCATGGGGTCGCGGGCATAGATCTCCATCAGGGCCAGCAGTGCCGCGCCATCGACCGGGTTGTTGAGGTCGGCCTCGCGAATCTCGATCAGGGGTGACGGGGCCACGGGGATGTCCGGCATCGGTGTTGCGGCCTTCAGGAGGCCCGCTGGCGGCGCTCCAGCCACCGCAGGCAGAGGAAACCGCTGAGCGTGGCCGCCACCACCCCCACGACCGCCGAGCCGAGCAGCAGGCGGGAGGTGAAGTCCCATCCCAGCTGGCGCAGGGTCTCGTGGTGCAGGGTCAACCGTCCCGGCCAGCCCCTGCCGGGCCCCAGCAGCAGGCTGCCCAGCTGGTAGTTGAACCAGATCATGGGGATGTCGGTGATCGGATTGCTGATCCAGGTGCCGGCGGCGGCGAGCAGGTGGTTGCCCCGCACCAGGCTGGCCAGCGCCACCCCCAGCAGGGTCTGGAAGCCGAAGATCGGGAAACAGCCCATGAACACCCCGGCCGCCAGCCCCCGGGCCCGCTGGCCATGGCTGCCCTCCTGGCGCCAGACCCACTCAATGGCCTGGCGGAGCTTTCGTCGCACGGTCCGCACCAGCCGCGGCAGGGACAGAGACTGGGGGCGAAACGGTGCCATGCGACCAGTGACGCGGGGTGAGGGCACGGATGGGCCGAACCCTAACGGGGATACCATCGCCGCCATCGCCACCGCCGTGGCCGCGGGGGCCGGCAGCGTGGCGATCGTGCGCCTCTCGGGCCCGGCGGCCGAGGCGATCGGGCGGCGCCTGTTCGAGGCTCCGGGCCCCCAGGTCTGGGAGAGCCACCGGGTGCTCTACGGCCACGTGGTGGATCCGGCCGATGGGCGGCGGGTGGATGAGGCCCTGCTGCTGCCGATGCGGGCCCCGCGCAGCTTCACCCGGGAGGACGTGGTGGAGTTCCACTGCCACGGGGGGCTGGTCGCCGTGCGGCGGGTGCTGGAGCTGGTGCTGGCCGCCGGCGCCCGCCTGGCCGGCCCGGGGGAATTCAGCCAACGGGCGTTTCTGAACGGCCGCCTCGATCTCACCCGCGCCGAGGCCGTCGCCGAGATGATCGCCGCCCGCAGCCAGCGGGCGGCCGAGCTGGCCATGGCCGGCCTCGACGGCGGCCTTCAGCGCCGCATCAGCGGTCTGCGGGAGCGCCTGCTCGACCAGCTGGCCGAACTGGAGGCCAGGGTCGACTTCGAGGAGGACCTGCCCCCCCTCGACGGGACGCTGGTGCGGGCCGAGCTAGAGGCGGTGCGGGGCGAGCTGGAGCGGCTGGTGGCCGAATCCCGCCAGGGGGAGCTGCTGCGCGAGGGCCTGCGGGTGGCCATCGTCGGCCGTCCCAACGTGGGAAAATCGAGCCTGCTCAACCTGCTCAGCCGCCGCGAGCGGGCCATCGTCACCGACCTGCCCGGCACCACCCGCGACCTGCTCGAAAGCGACCTGGTGCTCGATGGGGTGCCTCTCACCCTGCTCGACACCGCCGGGATCCGTGCGACGGACGACCGGGTGGAGCGGCTGGGCATCGAACGCAGCCGCCAGGCCCTGGCCGGAGCCGATGCGGTGCTGCTGCTCTTCGATCGGGTGGCCGGCTGGTCCGCCGCCGACCAGGAGCTCAGGGAGCTCGTGCCCGAGGGGGTGCCCCTGCTGCTGGTGGGCAACAAGTGCGATGCCCTGCCGCCGGGGGCCGCTCCGACCGGCGTCCCGTCGGCACCGCGGGAGGCTCCCCTGGTGACCATCAGCGCCCTCACCGGCGCGGGTCGCGACGACCTGGTGGCGGCCCTGCTGGGCCTCTGCGGCGCCGGCGACGTCCAGGGGCTGCAGGTGGCCCTCAACGGCCGGCAGCGGGAGCTGGCCGCGGCGGCGGCCACCAGCCTGGAGCGAACGCTGGAGACCGCCGCGCTGGATCTGCCCTGGGACTTCTGGACCATCGACCTGCGCGGCGCCATCGCCGGCCTCGGGGCGATCACCGGCGAGGAAGTGAGCGAGGCGGTGCTGGAGCGGATCTTCTCCCGCTTCTGCATCGGCAAGTAGCTCCCGGCGATGACAGGCCACCTCCGGCTGCCATCACGAAACGCTCACCCCTGTTGACCGCTTAACCTCCAGCGCCAATGCTTTGGGAAACGATTCCCAGCGTCGAATGCAAACGGTCGACTGGCTCTGGATCCTGCACCCCGCCCTGGCGGTGGTGCTGATCTATCCCCTGATCGGCATGGTGGTGCGGCTCGGGGTCCAGGCCCGCCAGCGCCGGGTCGAGAAGGCCAAGCTGCCCCCCACCACCGGCCGCGACCACGCCGACCTGGGCCAGTGGCTCTCGGCGGGGGTGGTGCTGGTGGTGCTCGTGGCCCTCACGGTGGTGATCGTCACCAAGCAGCCGGCGGAGGGCTTCACGGGCGGCCCCGGCCGCGCCCTGCAGCTGCTGCTGGTGCTGGTGGGCACGGTGGTCTCCCTTCTCGCCCTCTGGCGGGTGAAGGCCAAGGGCTACCGGCTCGTCTTCGCCCTGCTCACCTGGGCCGGGGTGCTCGGCCTCGGCGCCCAGCCGGAGGTGTGGCGCCTCAGCGACAACCCTCTGAGCCCCGAGTTCTGGCAGTCCCACTACTGGGCCGGGGTCGGGGTGGTGGGGCTGATGATCTTCTCCCTGGCCGCCCGCCCGGAGATCCTCAAGGATCTGCGCTGGCGACGGATCCACCTGAGCGCCTCGATCCTGGCGGCGGTGCTGTTCGTGGCGCAGGGGATCACCGGCAGTCGCGACCTGCTGGAGATTCCCCTGGCCTGGCAGAAGCCCACCATCTATGCCTGTGATCCGGTGAAGCGGGTCTGTCCGCCCTTCGCCCCGCCCCCGGTGCCGGCCCCTCCGGCCGGACCGGCCGGCAGCTGAGGCCGCCCGTGATGCCACCCGGTGGGGCCCCGGCCCCGGTGCTCTCCTTCACCCCGGCGCTCGAGGCCCAGCTGCGTCAGTGGCTAGATGAGGACCTCGGCCGCGGCGACCTGACGGCTCCGGCCCTGGTCGGCCGCAGCGGCCGGGCCCATTGGGTGACCCGCGCCGACGGGGTCTTCTGCGGCGGGGTGCTGGTGGGGCCGCTGCTGGCGATCCTCGATCCCCGGGCGTCGGTGCGGCTGCTGGTGGGTGACGGGGAGCCGGTGCTGGCCGGCCAGCGGCTGCTGGAGCTGGAGGGGCCGGCGGCCGCCCTGGTGGCGGTGGAGCGCACGGCCCTCAACCTGGCCATGCGCCTGTCCGGCATCGCCACCGCCACCGACGCCCTAGTGCGGGTGCTGGCGGGCACCGGCGTGCGCCTGGCCGACACCCGCAAGACCACCCCCGGCCTGCGGGTGCTGGAGAAATACGCCGTGCGCTGCGGCGGCGGCTGCAACCACCGTCTCGGCCTCGACGATGCCGCCATGCTCAAGGAGAACCACCTGGCCTGGTCCGGCGGGGTGACGGCCGCGGTCGCGGCGGTGCGGGCCTCGGCCCCCTGGCCGGCGCGGCTGATCGTGGAGGCCGAAACCGCCGCCGAAGCGGAAGCGGCGGTGCGGGCCGGGGCCGATGCGGTGCTCCTTGACGACTTTGCCCCCGCGGCCCTGGCGGACCTGGTGCCCCGGCTGCGGGCCCTGGCGCCGGCGGTGGTGCTGGAGGCCTCCGGGGTGCGGCCCGAGCAGCTGGCCGCCTATGCCGCCACCGGCATCGACCTGATCTCCACCAGTGCCCCGATCACCCGCAGCCCCTGGCTGGATCTGAGCATGCGCTTCGCGGCGACGCTGGCCTGAGCCCCGGCCCAAGAGCCTGCCCGCAGCGTGGCCTGCGTTTCAAGCCCGGAAGCTTCCGTGGGCAAGCCCGGCAACCGCCATTAAGGTGCAGCACGTGCACGGATCGGCGAATGGATTCTCCCGCTGCGGTGGCCCCCGGTTCCCTCCGATCCCGCCGCGGCAGGGCTCTGGCCCTGGGCTCCCTGGCCTGCCTCTGCTCCCTGGGGCTGCCGGCCCGCGCGGCCGAAGCCGTGCTGGAGCAGGCGGCCAAGACCGGTGAGGTGCTGATGGTGGGTCCCGCCGACAGCCCGCCGCTGATCCGGATGGGGCCGAAGGGGGAGCCGGAGGGCTACGCCATCGACCTGGCCCGCCGTATCGATCGCCAGCTCAAGGCGGAGCTCGGTGAGTCGGTGCGGATCCGCTTCGCCCCCGTCGACAACACCGGCGTCACGGTGGAGGCCGTCGCCAGTGGCCGGGCCGGCCTGGCCTGCGGGGTGCCCTTCAGCTGGGAGCGGGAGAAGCTGGTGGACTTCTCCCTGCCCATCGGTCTCTCCGGCCTGAGGCTGCTCACCCGCAGCGGCGGCCTCGACGGGTCCCCCGCCTCCCTCGCCGGTCAGCCAATCGCGGTGGTGGAGGGTTCGCTCGGGGCCGGCTTCCTCGGCTCCCTCCAGCCCAGCGCCAAGGCGGTGAGCTTCCCCACCCTGCCCCAGGCCGTCACGGCCCTGGAGCAGAAGAAGGTGGCGGGGGTGCTGGGCGATGCCAACGTGCTGGCCGGCCTGCGGCACGAGCGCCGGCTCTCCGGCGTGGCCCTGGTGCCTGAGCAGCCCTACGTGAGCTACGGCGTCGGCTGCATCGTGCCGGAGAACAATTCCCGGCTGCTGAACGTGGTCAACCTGGCCATCGCCAGCCTCTTCCAGGGCTACCTGGAGGGTCGCCCCGATGCGGTGGCCAGCGTCGCCCCCTGGTTCGGCCCCACCGGTGTGCTGGCGGTCCCCAGCGAGCGGATGCGGGCTTTCTTCGAATCGGTGCTGATCAGCCGCGAAGGCCTCCAGCTGGTGGCCCCCGCGCCGGCGCCCCGTCCCTGAACCGTCCGGTTCCGCCCCACCCTTCCGCCTCCCCGTTCCCTCCTGGCAGCAACCCGATGACGAACCACCCCCGTTCCGGTCTGTTCGGTTTCCTGCTGTTGCTGGCCGCCCTGGCGCCGGCCGGCGCCGGGGCCAGGGCGGTGATCGACGGACCCTCCCGGCCCGCGACGGCCGCCCCGTCCTCGTCCCCCCTGGAGGCGGCGCCCGGCTCCATCGACGCCCGGCTGCGGCGCATCTCGGAGGCCATGGGACACGCCTCCGGTCAGCCCGCGGGGGCGGAGGGCCGGGCCAAGGCCCCTGACGGCCGCCTCGGCTACATCTTCGTGAACGGGGGCGGGCCCCGCTTCGGCTGGGGCAACGGCGGCTTCCGTAACGGCGGCTGGGGCAATGGCGGTTTCCGCAACGGCGGCTGGGGCAACGGTGGCTTCCGTAATGGCGGCTGGGGCAACGGCGGCTTCCGCAATGGCGGCTTCCGCAACTTCTGGTGACCGCCACTGGCGCCCCGCCACCGGCCAACCCGGAAGGATTCGGGCCGCTGCAGCTGCTGGTGGTGCAGCCGACGCCCTACTGCAACCTCGACTGCGATTACTGCTACCTGCCCAACCGCGACGACCGGCAGCGGTTATCGCTGGAGCTGCTGGAGGCCGCCCTGGAGCGGGTGCTCGAGAGCCCGTATGTGGGCGGTGACTTCACCCTCCTGTGGCACGCCGGTGAACCGCTCACCGTGCCGATCGCCTTTTACGACGAGGCGACGGCGTGTGTGCGGCGGGCGCTGGAGGGCTGGGCCGGGGAGCCGCTGACGATCCACCAGTCGGTGCAGACCAACGCCACGCTGATCAACGAGGCCTGGTGCGACTGCTTCGAGCGCAACGGCATCGCCGTGGGCGTGAGCATGGACGGGCCGGCCTTCCTGCACGACGTCCACCGCCGCACCCGCACCGGCCTGGGCACCCATGCCGCCACGCTCCGTGGCATCGAACACCTGCGCCGCCGCCGCATCCCCTTCCAGGTGATCGCGGTGATCACCGAGGAGTCCCTCGGCCACGCCGACGCGCTTTTTGCCTTCTTCGTGGAGAACGGCATCACCGACGTGGCCTTCAACATGGAGGAGACCGAAGGGGAGAACCGCGTCTCCACCCTCAGCCGCCCCCGGGCCGAGGCCGCCTATCGCCGTTTTCTGGAGCGCTTCTGGGCGCTGTGGCAGGAGCAACCCGAACGGATGCGGGTGCGGGAGTTCGAGGGCATCTGCAGCCTGGCCCAGGCCGATGCCCGGCTGGAGTGCACCGACATGAACAACCCCTTCGCCATCGTCAACGTGGATGCGCGGGGCCGGATCTCCACCTTCGATCCGGAGTTGCTGGCGGTGCAGACCGACACCTACGGCGACTTCGTGCTGGGCCATGTGCAGCACGACAGCCTGGTGTCGATCGCTGAAAGCGCCAAGTTCCGGCGGATCCTGGCGGACATGCGCGCCGGCACCGAGCGCTGCCGGGCGGAGTGTGCCTACTTCGGCCTCTGCGGCGGCGGCGCCGGCAGCAACAAGTACTGGGAGCACGGCACTTTCGCCTGCAGCGAAACCCAGGCCTGCCGTTACCGGATCAAGATCACCGCCGATGTGGTCCTTGACGGCCTGGAGGAGGCGCTGGGTCTGGCTCGCTGAGCCCGCCAGGCCTCGCTCAAACCAGCGTCGAGCTGGCGATCAGCCAGGGGGTGGCCTCCAGAGGCTCGGTGAAGCCGACCAGTGGCTCCCCGTAGCCGGAGAGACCTGGCTGCAGGGGCGACAGGGGTTCCCCGCCCAAGGCCGGATCCGCGGACAGCCCCGCTTCGATGGGGGCGAAGTCATGGTCGAAGCCATGGTCGAACGCGTGAGCGAGCTCCGGGGCCAGGCTGACCTCGCCTCCGATGATGGGGTCCTCCAGGCTGCGGGAGGATCTCCCGGCCCCGGTGGTGGCCAGGAAGACCAGCCGGTCCACGAACAGGGTGTCGTAGGTCCCGTCCTCCCTGCTGGTCTTGGTGTCGAGGGCCCGGACGAACATCCTGCCGCTGACAGGGCTGGCCAGATTGAGGGTGTAGGTGCTCTCGGTGCCACTGCGGATCGTGAAAGCCGTTGTCCAGGATCTGCCGTTGGAGGAGTACTGGATCTGAAAGCTTTCGGAGGAGCTGGCCGTGCGGTATCCCTCGAAGACCAGCTGGTTGGCCCCGCTGAGGTTGTCGAAGGTCCACTGGTAGGCGTTGAGGGTGGAGACGATGCCCTTGTTGGTTCTCTGGGCCCCTTCGGTGATCGCCAGGCGTTGATCGTCGCTGCCGTGGATCGCCGTCAGGCTTCCCGCCACCGTCGGCGCGTTGCTGTAGGTGATGTTGTTTGCGAATCCCCCGGCCGAGGCCTGGAAGGTCACCGGGACGGTCGTGGTGGTGGTTGTCGTGGTGGCCACCTCGTTGTCGCTGTTCTGGATCGTGACCGCAGGGCCGCTCAGTCCCTGGAAGGCGGGATCGGCGCTGGAGGTGCTCATCAGGATGCTGTAGGTCTGGCTGCCGTCGAGGAGGGTGTCGTCCACCCCCTGCACCGTGACCGTCTGGGGCGTCTGCCAGTTCGCGGCGGTGAACAGGAGGGTGCTGGTCAACACCAGGCCCTCGGTGGCGTCGCTGCTGCTGAACCGAACCGTAACGTCACTGGAGGGGGCCCTGGAGAGCGCCACCTGGAAGCTGGCCGCGCCGCCGGCCTCGGTGGTCACCAGGCCCGTGGCGCCCGACACCACGAGGGTGGGTGCCGGCGGCGGCGGCGGGGTGGTGAAGGTCCCGGAGGTGGCCTGGACGGTGCCGCTGACCATGTATTGGCCGAGGCTGGCGTAGTCGGTGTACCCGTTGGGGGAGCTGGCCATGGGGGTGCCGGCACCCACGCCGTCGATGCCCAGGTAGTAAGTCCCCTCGCTCAGGTTCAGGGAGAAGCTGGCCGTGGTGAGGTCGGCCGGGTTGAAGATCTGGAGGACGCTGCCATCGGCCCTGTAGAGGGTCGCGCCAATGTCCAGGTTGGCGCCGCGGGATGTGAGGTATTCGGTGGTGTAGCTGCCGCCGCTGCCGACGAAGGCCCTGGAGGCGTTGACGATGTTGAAGCTCACCAGACCGGCGCCGGTATCGAAGCGGAACATGTCCACATCGGTGTTCCGCTCGATCACCCCGAAGCTGCTGAAGCTCAGTCCGGTGAGCGCCGTGGCGGTGCTGAAGGCGTTGCCATGGTCATCGGCCCGATAGGTGAAGCCGTTGCCGGTGGTGATCGTGGCCAGGTCGTCCTGGGTGTTGTTGGCGCCGAAATACTCCCCTTTGCTCCACTGGGTCAGGTTCTCGTCGTCGCCCAGCCAGGCCGCGCCCATGATCGTGCCCCAGCTGGTGGGCCCGGCACCGCCGTGGCCGCCGTAGTAGGTGGTGGAGCCGGCGCCATCGTGGCTGAGGCCAAGGGTGTGGCCGACTTCGTGGCTGGCTGTCTCGGCGGCGGTGTATTCGCCCCGGTTGAACACCAGGGCGACGTCGTCGGTGCTCCAGTTGAAGCTGTTGTAGTAGGCGGTGCCGCCACCACCGGCATTGGTGATGGCCGTGCCGGTGAGCAGGTTGAGATTGCTGGTGAAAGCCACGCGGATGCCCCAGCGCTCATCGCCGGTGCCGGATTTGCGCAGGTTTTCGCTGCCCGGATCCTCGGTGGTGACGTTGACATGGAAGGGCGCGAAGTCTTCGGCGACCCGTTGCCAGATCCGCTGGATTTCCGTGAGCGCGTTTGTATCGAAGCTGCTGTAGAAGCTGCCCAGGCTGAGGGCACCGCCATTCTCCCAGGGGGTGCTGCTGATACTGAAGCCGTCAAAGTCGAGAAAGATCGTCTTCGTGGCGGTCGGGTTGCTGTGCAGCTGGAACACCTTGCTCAGATCCACTCCTGCGCCAAGGGTGACCTGGCCGTCGAGCACCAGTGGCGCCTGGCCGCTGGCGGTATCCCAGGCGGCGGCGCCATCACCGCTGGTGACGGCCAGCACGCTGCAGGAGCGGCAACCGCAGGAGGGCCCTGTCGCAGCGGCGGTGGTGCCGCTCGCTTCCCCCGGCCAGGGATCGCTCAGGACCTGGTGGCTGTCTGTGGCCACCGCCGGTGAGGCGTCGATGGTGACGTTCTGCCGGAAGGCGGCGGCCTGCGCGACAGGAGCCGCATCGCTGGCCTCCAGGCCAGCAAGGGTGTTGCCTGAGCCCCGCAAGAGAGGGGAGGCCTTGGCCGTCGCCAGAACGGGCTTGATCGGGGCGGCGGGCGCCTGCGACAGGGCCGGAGCCCCATCAGCCAGCAGGGTGAGCGTTGTGTCGGAGGAACGTCTTGCTTGGCTCGATGGTTCAGGGAACAGGGCGGAAAGCGATGGTTGGCCTTTTGCGGATGCGCTGGAAGTCATTGTGATCGGAGGGTAAACAGGCAGCGTGATCCTTGGCACCTGAAGCACCCAATCCTCGAAAGGTGGGTGCTTCAGGAGATCTTGAAAGTCGTTGCGCCCAGAGCACTGGAGGGATCGACTTTTCGCCGGGGGACTGCCCGAAGGCAGGCTTTTTTCCCGTCAGAGTATCGGCGTTGTGCAGGCTGACTGCCTTTGCGCTCAGGCCAATTCCCAGGGAGAGTTGCGTGATCGAGGCTGAGCATTGGCTTGGAATTTCACCACCTCCCCTGTGATTTCGGATTCAAAAAACACTGTGGGGCGGCCGCTGTGGCCGTGCCCGGGAGGTGGAGCGATGGCTGCCCGGGCGCCATTCCCTGGTGGGGCGAGGGGCTACCCGGAGTGAGTGTTGGAGGCCCCATCCCAGTCGTGCCAAGACCTCCGGCCGAAGGCTTCCCGGCTTCCCAGCCGTGTGGGATGGCTCCCCCGAACCTGAGGCTCTGTGGACGATCGCCCTAAGCGGCTTTAAGCATGGCCACCCTCCCATGGCGGATCCACAGCCATGGCGCTGATGACCCATGGAAGGACCATCCTGCTGGGATGGTGCCACCCAGGCCAACGGGCGGCAAGTCCCAAGGAGGCAGCAGATCAAGCGAGCCGCCGGCCCCGGGCTGATGCGCCCTCGGGCCCCTCGGACTGATCGCCGTGTGCCGCACCGCCATCAGAGGCCAGGAATTCCATGGTGCCCGTCATCAGGATTGCCGTGGGTCCATCGGGGAGCCGCGGCGCCCCGAACGATGTTTTCAGAAACTCCAATCGGGAAGTCAGCCTGGTGGAAGGTGGGCGGCACGAAATGATGCAGATTCGCAATGGCGAACTCTGCCCTAATCGCCTGATGCCGTAGCGACGAATGTTGCCAGTCTGCCAACCGACCAGGAGCTCAATGTCGTCGTTCCATCGAATCAAGCCAGGGAGCCTTTTTTTTATGCAAGGGCAGGACCATGGCGCGATCAACCGCAACACGCTGCCGATACGGGTTGAGCTCAGTCTGGGTCTGTTCAGACGTGCATCCGCAGCCCCTTGATCGGAGGGTCCGTTCGGCAGTCAACGGCAACTCTGCGACGATCCCAGGAACCTGGACCCCAGTCCCTGCAAAGGGAGAAAGACATCGAGGATCCGTTCGTTCCTCAGCCTTGCTTAGGAGGCTCGTCTTCTGCGGGGACGAGTTGCTCGATATAATTGTCTTCAATAGGTCTTGAGCGGGTACCCAGCGAGAGACTTTTCGACAGTGGATTGTCCGCATCGGCCTTGTGGGCGCCCCTCAGCACCAAGAGGGTGTGCCATTCCACCAGCAGGGGCACGGAACTCCCCTTGCGCTGCGCAGCGGCGGAGAAAGCCAGGGCCAGGGCGAGGGAGGAGATCACGACTCTGACGCTCTCGCGCGCCAGCGCTTCTGTCGCCTGCCGATCCGGCTTATTGACACGGGCGATGACGGCATCGCGCACCACGGCCAGTTGCTCGAGGAGTTCCTTTTTCGTCTGCTCGAGCGAGACTCCCTTGGCTTCCAGGTTCAGGCGCACTCCACGGTTCTCCTGGTTGTCGAGCCGTTCCTGAAGATCATTGAGAGTGGGCGCCTGCACGATGATGTCGCGGAGGATGTTGAACGTTTCGTTGGCCCGCGCCAGTTGTCGTGACGCATTGGCATTGCCGGCGGCCACCGTTCTCCATGCAGCAGACATCTGCAGGGGAATGAAAAGCAGAAATCCGACCACCGCAATGATGGCCAGCCGTGCGACAAGCATGCGCCGTTTCTGAAGCACGGGGTTCTGTGGGTCGAGGTAGGCGCCAAGATGCAGCAGCCCGAGAGCAAGCAGCGGAAGGAAGGCGGTATCGAGGAGCGTGCGGATGGCCCTGAGTTGCCAGTCGGCGTTAAGCAAGGCCAGGGGCAGAAGCGCGGCCCCTGCGGCTGCGATGTAGAGGATCAGGAGGGCCAGGGAGGAAAGGCTCAACCTGTCGGCAAGAATGGATGCTTCGTAGCCCTTGAACTCCGAGGACTCATCCATGGTCTTGCGCAGGTGACGAGGAGGTGTGAGACAGGAGCGTCAGGAGCGCGTGCTGCCTGAGGTGCCAATGTCTTCTTCCCAGCCTGTCAGATCCGATGGAACGGATGGGGCCGCTGGCCCGATGGGTGCGGGCGGGCCAACCAGGGAGACATCAAGACCCTAGGGCGAGCATCGCCAATGGGCAGGACCTCGAACCGCTTGCGGACAGACTTTGCCGAAGAGCTTCTGCTCAGGGGTGGTGGCCAGGGTGGGGCTCTTCAGAGCTGACCGTGATTGGCAAGACGGGCTTTGGCCAAGCGCTTGCGCAGTTTGCGGCTCTGGAGGAAACCCGCTGCAGCGCCCAGCAAGGGGAGCGGGCCCGGAACGGCATCGCCCGGGGCTGGATCAGATCCTCGGGGCTTTCCGGTGACCTTGTCGCTGCCACCTGTAGAACTTGCAGTGTTGATTTCCTGGAATCGAGCGGCTAGGACAACGGTGCTGTTCACCACCTTGGTGTCATTAGGGGGAGGGGAAACGACCAGTCCGTTGAACAGATTGAAGAATGCGGTGGAAACGTCGCTAACGCCCGGGTTGAGGCCAGCAAAGTTGAAGGTGTATTTAACGGTTGCTGACTGCCCATTCGAAAGACCTTGAGGAACTGAGCCAGCCCCGCACTGGGTTCCGTTATTGATGTTGTTATCAGTACTTGCGCAGAAAGTGAAAGAGGGCGCCGGAGCGATCGTCAGATCGGTGGCTTGATAGAAATTGGTGCCGTTCCGGTTGTAAACGAGGGAGGACACACTCGTTGGAGTGTCAAACGCAAAACCGGTAAGAGAAGAGGAGGTGATCGGAGATCCGGAGGTATTTTTGATCGTAAGATCAAGGGTGTAGGTGCTGGGATTTGAGTCGCCCGCATCGCCGAACAGGAAATTCATCGTGCCCGTCACGCCTGTGTAGCTGTCGCCAAACGACTTGTTCAGATCGACGACGAAACTACTGGTGGCGGCGAAGGCGGATCCGCCGCTCAGCAGCGTCGACATCCCTGCCAAGGAGACGAGCGAAGCCAGAAGAGATCGCATGATAGGTGGCGGCCGGATCAGGCTTCAGACTGCTTTCACCAAAATTTTAGCAGAAGGTGAGCGGTTCTGGGCAGTG
This genomic stretch from Cyanobium gracile PCC 6307 harbors:
- a CDS encoding M12 family metallo-peptidase — protein: MRGSGNTLAGLEASDAAPVAQAAAFRQNVTIDASPAVATDSHQVLSDPWPGEASGTTAAATGPSCGCRSCSVLAVTSGDGAAAWDTASGQAPLVLDGQVTLGAGVDLSKVFQLHSNPTATKTIFLDFDGFSISSTPWENGGALSLGSFYSSFDTNALTEIQRIWQRVAEDFAPFHVNVTTEDPGSENLRKSGTGDERWGIRVAFTSNLNLLTGTAITNAGGGGTAYYNSFNWSTDDVALVFNRGEYTAAETASHEVGHTLGLSHDGAGSTTYYGGHGGAGPTSWGTIMGAAWLGDDENLTQWSKGEYFGANNTQDDLATITTGNGFTYRADDHGNAFSTATALTGLSFSSFGVIERNTDVDMFRFDTGAGLVSFNIVNASRAFVGSGGSYTTEYLTSRGANLDIGATLYRADGSVLQIFNPADLTTASFSLNLSEGTYYLGIDGVGAGTPMASSPNGYTDYASLGQYMVSGTVQATSGTFTTPPPPPAPTLVVSGATGLVTTEAGGAASFQVALSRAPSSDVTVRFSSSDATEGLVLTSTLLFTAANWQTPQTVTVQGVDDTLLDGSQTYSILMSTSSADPAFQGLSGPAVTIQNSDNEVATTTTTTTTVPVTFQASAGGFANNITYSNAPTVAGSLTAIHGSDDQRLAITEGAQRTNKGIVSTLNAYQWTFDNLSGANQLVFEGYRTASSSESFQIQYSSNGRSWTTAFTIRSGTESTYTLNLASPVSGRMFVRALDTKTSREDGTYDTLFVDRLVFLATTGAGRSSRSLEDPIIGGEVSLAPELAHAFDHGFDHDFAPIEAGLSADPALGGEPLSPLQPGLSGYGEPLVGFTEPLEATPWLIASSTLV